The region ATTGCATGCGATGTGTCTATGCAAAAATCGTATtagcatatatatatatatatatatatttgataattacAGACGCGACGTGCCAAGCAATAAGCGGGACTTTTCGGTCTTGTCCTCGGAAAAGTTCGTTGTCCAAATTACTCGTCTATATATGCAAATTACGTGGTGCCGAGGGCCACCGGGAACGGGAAACGGCTGGGAAACGGCCGGGAAACAAATGAGAAATCAGCAGCAGAGATTTCCAAGAGCCATCGGCAGTGCGTAACGTCCGGGTAACTGGCACCACCACGCATCTTCACTCCGAACGGAAAGCATTGGCACAAGCTTTGTCGCTTCCGGATTGCGGAAACAACCCGGTAACAACCCGGTCACACGCGCACGTGCTTTCTACCCTTGCACCTCCTCTCGtggttgtttttttttttcaggcCTGATTTCTCGCTTGTCTATTGCCAGACGCTTTTCAAACCCATCCAATAGTAGTAGTGGTAGTAGTGGTAGCAGTAGCACAGTAGCATAGTAGCATAGTAGCCCCTGTCTCATCAAACAGAGAAGGAAGCAAggaagtaaaaaaaaacaacgAGAAAATAGACCCCGCCACAACCCTATCACGTATCCCAACCCTATGTTCCGCCACGTGACCCACCACGTGACCCGTTGCCGCCACTCGCCTGCTGCTGCTTTGGCTACTAGACTAGCTCCAAATTTGGCGGCAAATTGGCCAGCCCGTTACCCGCCCCTGCCGCCATCCACAATCTCTGTCGCCTCTGTTTTGTGCGCCACAAAATGTTCTCAAGAAAGTGACACAAAAGATACTGCTGTGCAAAGATGCCAAGAATCTCCATTCCATATAGCTGGTATCATCTCTGCTATTCGCAAGAGCTCTCGTCGTCTATGGTTTATTGATCTTACAGATTCTCATCTTCCAGCATCTGCCAAGATTCAATTGATGGTCGATTACAAGACACAGTCTGGCTTAACCCCTAATTTATCTCCCGATGAATTCTACGATCAAATGGCTCAATTACACAAGGGTGATTCCATAGCTTGTTCAGGAACACCTTTTACAAACCCCAGGGGCCAGACCGGTCTATCTCTTGATAGTTTACCCACACTATTGGCTCCAATCCAATCGGTACTACCAAACAAACTTGTtcataaagataaaattaacaaGAATAAAATCATCGCGTATCGGGTCACTCAGGATTATTCCACTCTCATTTTACGTAACAAGCTTCTCTGGGCCCTGCGTCAATTCTTGTATACTCGTGATTTCATAGAGGTAGAAACTCCTATCTTAACTTCGATCCCTACGTCTTCCAATGCCTCCAAATTCATCACCACAACAAATGACACttccaagaaaaatttgttTCTGAGAATCGCTCCAGAACTCATGTTGAAGAGATTAGTCATTTCTGGTCTACCCAagatatttgaaattggGAAAAATTTCAGAAATGAAGGTATCGACTCGACTCATAACCCGGAATTCACCACCATCGAAACGTATGAGACGTTTAAGGATTTGCCCTATTTGATCGAGTTCACAGAATCGCTTTGGAAACATCTTTTCCAACACTTGGATCTAACTGATCATCCCGTCTATAAAGCGttacaacaaaataattggCAATTCCAGAAAGTTTCCTTCCTAGAGACTTTCCAAAAGAAAACCAACATCGACCTATCCACAATAGACCTTGCAAACACCGCAGATTTACTCGATAGAATCCCCCCTCATGACAAACGTAAATTACCACCAAATTTAAACACACTCCCCATGGCCACTATTCTTGATAaactttcttctttttatattgaaTCCATCTCATTTACCCACTCTCATTTACCCACTCTCATATACGACTATCCGACAGTCTTGTCCCCCTTATCAAAGCATAAGAATGGTCATGTCGCCAATAGGTTCGAAGTATTTATTAATGGGATAGAATATGTAAATGCTTATGAAGAACAAAATTGTCCTCAATCTCAATTGGATGCATTCACCGCACAAGATCCAACCAATATTGATCACGACTTCATTGATGCAATGAAATTGGGCATGCCCCCCACTGTGGGGTTTGGAATGGGGATTGATCGATTTTTAATGTTGATTTCAAATACGAAAAGAATTGAAGATGTTTTGCCACTCGGTTCATTAGatgatttataatattgtgTATACACATTCACACTCACCCACACTCACACTCACACACTCACACACTCACCCAcacttatatatatatatttcatattcCTTGTATATATACTACTTACGAATTGCAAACCCTGCCTGAACtttttccaaatcaaaatcttttaaatcgtcataatatatcaataaatgaatatgtGAAACATTTTCAATGCTTTGTAATGCtgtataatttaaaaaccAATCATATTTACATTTATCCATTTGTAAACTCCTTgctaaaaattcattaatctTATCATTCATTGCAGggttttttaaatttaaactttCATCTTCATACAAGGGTAATTTGATCTTGGACCAAACAAGTAAATGAACTACAtgtttatcaaaattatatggGAAATCATTCTCTGTAACttggaataatttatcttgaGAAAACGCATGTTCGATTTTACTATTGGTATCTTTGTATTTTACagtatttaattcaattaattcttccATATCCCAGCCAAGTTTCTTCATTACATGTTCACTTACACTaagtttttgttttttcaattcatctttgaattgatgatatttGGTTGTACTTGCCTTGTTACGACGTAATTGTGGTAAATTGCCACTAGCTATCAAGTTTTTGATCTTTTCCCATGAAAGAACTTCTTCACTTGGTTCTAATGATTTCCATTCCATATTGCtgtaattaaaaaatcttaTTGGAGTTTATGCTTTATTTGGATTGGTTGCATTATTttatagaataaaaattctccCCCGAGTTTTAAGGGAAAACGCGTATTTATAAAACTAATCTATTTGGTAAGGGAAAGGGGAGGAATTCCATTTTTCGATTTAACATTTACAATTCAAAAACTTTTTAGTATTTGGTAAACTCAATTTTGCAATCACTTAATCTAGggtgttattattatcatttgtcATTTTTCTTTCGCAATTATTAGGAGAATTGTGTCCAAGCAAATGGAATAATcagtaataaataatcttgtAATTTGTAAAGCAATGTATTCAAGTATAATCTAACCTTGTATAAAATGGAAATCCACAATGCATGGTATTATATCTAAATacatctttatttttattcaactCTAGCATTTggtttttaattaatttaaaaccaATCATGAACAATCGGAGCAGTAtgttttcaaataaagCTCTCGTAAGATGATCACTTAAGACTTTCCTAGTTGCTACTCCATCAAAAGTTTTTATGCCAAGCTATATAAGAGACTAAGTCTATAAATTGTAGTAAATAAACCAGCATTCATTTATATGATAGCAATGttgctaaaaaaaaaaaaaaaaaaaatagctGTTGGCTCTACCAGATGTCAGTCtgattgaattattatttcaacgttaatattattagagaTATCAAAGCTAGCTGTTATCGCATAGTTACAAGCATAAATTGCGTATGTCTTAGGGTATCTGTGATCcaagataatattaatatcgATAGAATAGCTTACATTATACTATCTTCAATCTTAACCAAAATTATCTAGACCATTCAATACTTTTTGCAAAATACcctaaaaattatttgctCATAAAGCAATACAAGTAGATagtccaaaaaaaaaaaacatgatgtgataattttaaaaaaccTTACTAGCTTGGTTTAGAACTTTAAATTTACTCTTTCCTtcagttttattttaattttttaccgACGCATAAGAAATTTGTTGAGGCCATTATATGTAcaaatatgtatatatatatatatatatatataaacaaataaatacacattaataaaaccctatttcaattttatgtTTTCAACTAACCGTTATTAgacactttttttttcaaacatttattattgaacTGTTCTCAAATATATTGTCTTCTAATTTTACCTAATTTCGAACCACTTtttcgaaaaaaaaataaaatattacttcaaataatggaTACTTCAGCTTTACCCCCAACAgtattaaaatcattaaacTCATTACATACAAAGACCTACTATTCGTCTGTTCCTGACTCAATCgtttcaaaaaaagatacTTCTCCAATCATATTAGGAGTCGATGAAGCTGGTCGTGGTCCTGTATTAGGTCCCATGGTTTATGGAATAGCCTATTGTACTACAAATTATATGAATGAATTTataattccaaattatgaatttgatgattctaaaaaattaactgaTACGATTCgtaagaaattattttcaaaaatgtaTTCCAATGATCCATCAATTGATCCAGAGATCAATCAAATTGGGTATGCTACTACAGCAATCACTCCAAATGACATTTCAAGTGGCATGTTAAGATTTCCACCATCaaagaattataatttaaacgAGCAAGCTCATGATGTTACTATAGCTTTGATCCAAGGTGTACTAGATCAAAATGTTCAATTAAGTCATGTTTATGTAGATACCGTAGGTCCTCCACAATCgtatcaaaaaaaattagaaacaAGATTTCCAAATGTTAAATTCACTGTCACTAAAAAAGCAGATTCTTTATATTGTATTGTTAGTGTGGCAAGTGTTGTTGCTAAAGTAACAAgagattttttaattgattccatgaaaagaaatccaaatgaaaatataggTTCAGGTTATCCATCCGATCCAAATACTAAACGTTGGTTACGTGAAAGTCAAACCAAGTTGTTCGGTTGGCCTTGTGATATGGTGAGATTTTCTTGGCAAACTTGTGATACTCTATTGACAGATTCTAATACAAAAAGTATACAGATTGATTGGGAAGAAGATTtcttaacaaaaaaaagaaagtttAATAGTAAAGATTATGAAACtaatcttttgaaaaaatccAAAGAACCAAAGACTTTAGAAAATTGGttcttcaattaattctgCATATCATAATTCGATAATTGTatagtaattttttctttttttttttttttttttttttactataaACTTAGTTAGCATGAGAtagtataatattttttttattcattattcaCTTTTGGTAGCGCCTTTAGATTCagatttttttgttaagTCTCAGTTTCCGTAAAACTactaaatcaaatataaaatggTTAATAGTgttttaaacaaaaaaaaggcTCTCTATTGGTCTCTATAGCTAGGTATCAAATTAATCCAAAAGAAAGTATATATTTGCATCTATTAGAAAAATGGTTTCCTTACCTTCCTTCATTTTAAGCGACGAATCTAAAGAACGTATGAACAAAGTTTGGAACTTGGCTCATGGTATTACACATTATGGCTGGATTCCATTCATCTTATATTTGGGCTGGGCTAGCTCTCCAAATAAACCAAACTTTTTGAACTTATTATCGCCATTACCAAGTGTCTAAATACAAATGTAATATCTGTTCTTATATTTTGCTCTCAATTGGATATTTGAATTGCAACTCTGTAAATAATGTGATGCACAACTAtagattttaaatattatcgGGTCTCATAATATAATAGGATACAATATttccatatatatatatatatatttgcaTATATCTAcgtataataatttaattgtaaatagTCATGTTCTCCTCTAATAAACGTTATTCataaccaaaaaaaattaaaaaaaataaaaacgtCCTAAAGACTTAATATACAATTCTAAATGTAATGCACAatgttatatataatagaaaataaatattactatatttaaatttctaTCAAAAATCCTTATCAGAAAGAGTTTTATCAGAAAAATACTTCGAAACATATTCACCCAATGTATTCCCTTTGAGACTTCTCCGAACACGTTTATTAccaattttatcaattgatttataaCTACCACTAAAAGTATGATTACTATTGGATTCTGGGACTgctaattcatttattgGGAATCCGATTATAgttcttaaaaaaaattgatcaTCTATTATTGTATTACCAACAattcttaattttaataaacattcttttaataatgaatgaGCTTCTTCTGCAGATTTACCAAGTTGAGTATTTCGAAACATTACATCTAAGCCactaataaataaaaaacttGGCGTATCACtcttatttaatatattagaattgtTTGCATTATCATTGGAGTCCTTTGTTGAGTCTTCATTATTGATATCTTTAGTAATATTGTTACTTTCATTCTTtctgtttatttttttttgttcatGTCGTATTTTCCTGATGTTATTAATCTGAACCAGCCTGTCACTAATGATTTTCAATTCGTTTAGATCTAGACACGTACTGATCCGTACTCTCTCGTAAATCCTACTAtctatatctttattttgaattattttttggaattgatttattggaaatgaattatttgaatcgATAAATTgtatttcaatatcatcgTTTTCTTGTAATATGGATATCATTAAGTTTGATAAGATAATTGGTAACGGATCTACCCAAATACTAAGATTAGAcaaagatttgaaattaatgacATTCATATCATACTTGATGATaactttttcttctatatTTGGTACAGTCAAACTAATAGCTATGTACTAATACTAATTTagtttaattaatatacaaCATTTAGTAAAATACATATTTTAGTCTATCATCAGgaaatatacatatatatatatatatatatatatatataaatatctattttttaCATCTTCggttaatattaaaaatcgcctaatgatattaaaagttACTTGAGGTTCAAAAATAGATAaacctttgaaaaataaataacttaaaaagatatatcgagaaaatttaaatattactttCTCATTGTgagttaaaaaattaatctatttttaactatataatttgattgTTAAAAAGcgtattatcattaaacCAAAAAAGCTactgtaaaaaaaaaatcagaaaaagaagaattcaGAAACATTgaacaataacaataaaaatataaacatataaataaatagaataGGATAGAAAAAGGAAAGTTTAAAAggaaaacaaaataaaatagaattgaAAGGAGGAAGTAAAAAATGGGATTTTAggagaaaaatattttgtgtATAATCTTGGAAATAAGTTTAATTCTTGGAATTACCCAGTAAAACAATAtaatgcaaaaaaaaaaaaatgaattcaTAAAAGGTAAGGGGGAAATAATTAGgtcaataattttatgtTATTAAAGTAggaataaaatgaaaataaaaggaGCATAATAATAGGGAAGTTTAAGCGAAAGAAGTAGATTTAAGTGTAATAGGAAATGTTAGTACTCAGTAATATAGctaaaattcaaatacgGTAATGTATATGGTgattgatttttatttaataaaaattaatcgTGGACAACACTTATCTTGGCACTTTCTGTATCTAATATTAGTTCATTATTTGGGGCATTATGGATATTATGCGATTGTCTTTTCAAAGGAGAAGAAGAGATATTAGCTGACCGGTCTTCATTATCGATACCTTTACTTTCATTAGTAATAGTTGCACCATTTGGCCCAAATAAAGACGCATCGCCATTATTTTCTCTTGAAGGGTTGCCAGGAGTATTTGTGGCAGAAGTAAACTGTAATAAATTCCAAACATTTGGAGAACTTTTGGCATTTGATTTAGATGCACTACTATCTTGTTTTAATAGTGGGCCGTTAGATACTGAATAGCCTTTTAAATCAGTACTACTGaaagtatttgaattgtCGCTAACTTTATTTCCCACATTTAGATTTTCGTTGTTAATACTTCCAGTAGCATGATGGCCATTAGGTGAAATATTATGTAGAGCACTACCTCTCTCTGGTGTATATGCTTCCATAGCAGTTATATGAAATGCCTTAGTTGGAGATCCCAATAAAGAATCATTTGTTGGTGATAAGTAACCAATTCCAGTAGGTGGTTGTAAAATTGGATTCATTGATCGACTCGTATTTATAGGATGAGGATATTGGTTATTACCGTgactatttgaattaaaattcgTATTGGCACTATTATTTGCTGTAGTTAAGATAGATAGGCCATCTTGTCTATAACTCATACTATTGGAAAAAGGCATTAAAGAGGAATTGTTTTGATTAGAAATTGATTGAAAATGTGTTTgatttaaagaattctgatttgaattttggATTGGATGTTGAAAAGAATTCGAATAATTGTGTGTAGCatgttgctgttgttgctgttgtaTGGGTTGGTTTGGCATatgattttgaagaatattGGACATTGAATTGGACGTATGCAAGTGATTATTCAAATCCATAGAGGATCTTGTTGCAACCATAGGTACGTTTTCTAATCTTCTTATTGGGTTATTTTCTTtactatttgaattatgAGTTGGTTTTGAAATGGAACCATCAAATGAATgaatttgttttatatGTGGAGGGTTTTGTATTGAATTTCGTTGATATTGTGCTGAAGGAAGAGAGTTTGATTGTTGTAATGTATTATTACTGTGAtgatattgattattttgaattatttgattttgttgTGGAAGAgcagtattattatttatgatGTTAGTATTAGTATTTGGTTGATATGGTTGTTTTTGGGTTGATTGTTGTGAAATAGAATATTGTTGGATTGGATTTTGTTGCTGGTATTGAGTAGTCTTATCAGTTAgattacttttatttaatttatctttttccttttgtaataatttttgttcttGTTGTTGTACTGGTAaagtattatattttgacATGTAAAGTTGTAATTGTCTTGTTACTGAAGAACCTCTTCTAATaacttttgaaattttacccgaattccattttttcaataaatctCTTTGATAATCTTCATTTATTCTCCATTTCATCCCTTTTCCTGGTTCATTTGGTTTCCTTGGAACTTTTTCAAAAGCTTTATtcaatgataaattatgtCTAATGGAATTTTGCCAACCACTCTTGGCAAATCTATAGTAAGCATAATTATctgaaatatatttataaatatctgCTAATGATATTACACCTTCTGAAGTTGATAATATAGCTTGAGTGATCATTGTAGCATAAGAATGTGGTGGTTTGACGCTTCTATTTTCAGGTAAGGATAAATCTGAACTAAAATCTACAGAATGTGGGAATTCAGTAGCCAAAACAGAAGGCATATCATGTCTTGATGAACCTGGACCTAAAATTGCAGTCCCCACAGAATGATTGCTACTAAAGGAAGCAGTTGAGCCTGATAAATCTGGAGATAATAGTACTAACCCTGGTTGTTGGCCATTGTTACCCATGtcagaattattattatagcCATTAggataatttgaattatttgagccattataaattttaaaagttcGTATCTGCTGATGTGGTTTTACATCATTTTGTTTTGATTGTAATTCcaaatttcttaattgaTTATCTCTTTCTTGAATAATTGTCTTATATTGGACcgaatttttaattaaatctgataataaagtatcatcatcatctggATTATCTGTAATACTCATATAAGAATCTACTAGTTTTGGTAATATTTGATCTAAACAATTTTGCATGATAATAGGTTCATGATCAGGTAATATGAACATCATTTGAGTCCCACCAATATCTAGAATTGTCCCTGAAGATAATGGATAAGGAGTAGAATTAACTGTGactcttttaaaattaacttTGGCACCATTTCTGCCTAATACATGTAATTCCCAACCACCATATTGCATATTAAATTTCACCACTGCATGTTTCCTTGAAACAACTTTTGCTGGACCTAAATCTACATCAATTTGGTTAGAAGTACTGGTAGAGCTAGAATCTGTAGTATTGTTATTAGAATgtaattctaaattatttttcgaTTCAGCATTTGTAGTTCTACCAATCgaaatttctaaatctttGACGTAATAAGTCCAATCCTTGCCACCTATCTTGGCATATGCCTGTACTTGAGTAGCtgaatttttttcgttGGAATAAACTCTTGATACTGTAGTTGGTTGTTCTGGAGTACCTAATACTGATATTATCGCATTAACTAATTTTCTATGTTGTTGAGGGGTGTATGTTTTTTGTATATTCGACATTATGTATTGATTGATATGATTCACCTACCTCCCCACTTGTTATTGATACACGTTACAGGGCCCTGAAGAAAAGATTTAGTAGTGTCTTATAGGGTGTACGTCTGACTGTTTATTAATGGTTGCTatgtttttgtttgtttatttttcaattgtattACActcttttgttttgttttgttttgttttgtttttaatttaaagcttgctttttttttattataatatctcgatgaatattttgttgTCCCCTGTATTATTGAATAGTTGTTTGGtattctttcttttttgctTACTTGTTGTTAATAGATAAATAAACCCAAGTTGAAAATCTTGTAGAGAATCTAATGACATACAATGGGGGATAGAACAAAAtggaaatgaaaaaataaaaattaaaagaaaaataaaacaacaAAGTAAAGATAGCTAGGATTAAAACtgaaataaacaaaaaaagatattatataatatcaaACTTTGAATATAATCAGTGTATTATAATATGCTCGACTGCAATAAAATAGAGCAAAATGATAATTAAGTATGATTCAAACCGAGTATGATCCAACGTCAGCAAAGTAATAAACTTGCGGAATAATCTAAAAGTCTCGATAAGCTTAGCACCTGAATCTAATACTCTAAACTTGCTATAATCGAGTATAACTTAATATAatgtaatatattttctgaAAATGCAATGCCAATCTAAAAGCAATAGCTGCAAATCGAAAGTGACACAGATCTGGTATAACTGCAGCAACTAATGACGACCTTAAACTTAGCTAAACTAACTTTTAGACCACGACTCAGTATTCTGTCACTAGTTTTCGATGGCCTCTTTGTTAATATCGAGTATTGATTGACTATTGATTATTTACTATTTGCCATAATGAATTCGTGAAAAAGTCTCATCTATGTTTTTCCGTAGCGACCTTTGTTTATTTACTGATATTTTGGGCACGCTTGTTTTCATTTGCCCTGGTGGTCTTTTTCGGCCGTCCATCCTGATTAGACGCGCTTCGGGCCGTCATTTCCTTTTTGGGGGTGATGAGCCGACAAAGGTTATGAGCCCCGACTGAAAAACTTTGAGTCCATAGTAATGGGTATTATGATTAATACATGTTAATGCACGACAATAGATGTTGCTACTGTACAGGTTTAGAGACTTTGAAGGGTAGATATAGGACAATCTGCTACTGTTACCACAGTAATGGTCTGACTGTCTTGCCAGCGATACTACAGCCGGCTAATGAAGAATCCGGGGACTCCGAAAGGTTAATGAAATACGGATTTAGGTGCGGTTTTGGGAATAGTTTATAAGTTACTTTGTGTTTTGGAGTCAGCTAACGTGTGATTAGTCTTGCCTAGAAGAGATTTCGACTATTTTAGGTGTGTTTTGGGCAACTGGTAGGTCCAATTGAGCAGCCAACGCAATTGTAAAGGGGAATTCAAGATACAATCATATCGATGCTGGGCCTAGATCGGTATGGATCAGGCAGCTGGAGATATAAAGTTAAATGCCTACAAAGTTTAAAGTTTAAACCTTGCAAGGCACGACCTTTCTCTCCCTGGTACGTACAGTTAAGGTGAATCTAAATAAGGATCTTTTTCTGATTCGTAATATTAgtacaaaataaatatatatattagtaATCGACTTGCTAAAtaacattatttaaaaaaaaagaaaaaaaaaagtggcAATTAGCCTACATAGGAATATAGATCTTCATTATGTATATGATAAAATAACTGTCATGTGTGTAATACACCCTGTATATACCAATTTATTCCAAATGAGTAGGGTTCTTCGGACTGATTTGGAACCGTGATGATCTTTTGCTACGGTTGCCTCCTCCATAGAATTTAGTGGCCGTGTTTCCTGTAGAATGACGCATGTAGCCCATCTTATTAGAAATACTTGGATTATAGATGAAGGAATCTGCTAAATTAGCACGAAATGAGACATTGGAATTCGTTTTAGTCAAGCTTCTATTCAATAAATCGGATACTTTCTTGTCATAGAATTGAGGAGCAAAATCTCCAACATAT is a window of Henningerozyma blattae CBS 6284 chromosome 5, complete genome DNA encoding:
- the MSK1 gene encoding lysine--tRNA ligase MSK1 (similar to Saccharomyces cerevisiae MSK1 (YNL073W); ancestral locus Anc_2.223), whose amino-acid sequence is MFRHVTHHVTRCRHSPAAALATRLAPNLAANWPARYPPLPPSTISVASVLCATKCSQESDTKDTAVQRCQESPFHIAGIISAIRKSSRRLWFIDLTDSHLPASAKIQLMVDYKTQSGLTPNLSPDEFYDQMAQLHKGDSIACSGTPFTNPRGQTGLSLDSLPTLLAPIQSVLPNKLVHKDKINKNKIIAYRVTQDYSTLILRNKLLWALRQFLYTRDFIEVETPILTSIPTSSNASKFITTTNDTSKKNLFLRIAPELMLKRLVISGLPKIFEIGKNFRNEGIDSTHNPEFTTIETYETFKDLPYLIEFTESLWKHLFQHLDLTDHPVYKALQQNNWQFQKVSFLETFQKKTNIDLSTIDLANTADLLDRIPPHDKRKLPPNLNTLPMATILDKLSSFYIESISFTHSHLPTLIYDYPTVLSPLSKHKNGHVANRFEVFINGIEYVNAYEEQNCPQSQLDAFTAQDPTNIDHDFIDAMKLGMPPTVGFGMGIDRFLMLISNTKRIEDVLPLGSLDDL
- the TBLA0E03690 gene encoding GIG1 family protein; this translates as MEWKSLEPSEEVLSWEKIKNLIASGNLPQLRRNKASTTKYHQFKDELKKQKLSVSEHVMKKLGWDMEELIELNTVKYKDTNSKIEHAFSQDKLFQVTENDFPYNFDKHVVHLLVWSKIKLPLYEDESLNLKNPAMNDKINEFLARSLQMDKCKYDWFLNYTALQSIENVSHIHLLIYYDDLKDFDLEKVQAGFAIRK
- the RNH201 gene encoding ribonuclease H2 catalytic subunit RNH201 (similar to Saccharomyces cerevisiae RNH201 (YNL072W); ancestral locus Anc_2.224), producing the protein MDTSALPPTVLKSLNSLHTKTYYSSVPDSIVSKKDTSPIILGVDEAGRGPVLGPMVYGIAYCTTNYMNEFIIPNYEFDDSKKLTDTIRKKLFSKMYSNDPSIDPEINQIGYATTAITPNDISSGMLRFPPSKNYNLNEQAHDVTIALIQGVLDQNVQLSHVYVDTVGPPQSYQKKLETRFPNVKFTVTKKADSLYCIVSVASVVAKVTRDFLIDSMKRNPNENIGSGYPSDPNTKRWLRESQTKLFGWPCDMVRFSWQTCDTLLTDSNTKSIQIDWEEDFLTKKRKFNSKDYETNLLKKSKEPKTLENWFFN
- the TOM7 gene encoding Tom7p (similar to Saccharomyces cerevisiae TOM7 (YNL070W); ancestral locus Anc_2.226), giving the protein MVSLPSFILSDESKERMNKVWNLAHGITHYGWIPFILYLGWASSPNKPNFLNLLSPLPSV
- the CSM2 gene encoding Csm2p (similar to Saccharomyces cerevisiae CSM2 (YIL132C); ancestral locus Anc_2.229) — translated: MNVINFKSLSNLSIWVDPLPIILSNLMISILQENDDIEIQFIDSNNSFPINQFQKIIQNKDIDSRIYERVRISTCLDLNELKIISDRLVQINNIRKIRHEQKKINRKNESNNITKDINNEDSTKDSNDNANNSNILNKSDTPSFLFISGLDVMFRNTQLGKSAEEAHSLLKECLLKLRIVGNTIIDDQFFLRTIIGFPINELAVPESNSNHTFSGSYKSIDKIGNKRVRRSLKGNTLGEYVSKYFSDKTLSDKDF
- the TBLA0E03730 gene encoding uncharacterized protein (similar to Saccharomyces cerevisiae FKH1 (YIL131C) and FKH2 (YNL068C); ancestral locus Anc_2.230), which translates into the protein MSNIQKTYTPQQHRKLVNAIISVLGTPEQPTTVSRVYSNEKNSATQVQAYAKIGGKDWTYYVKDLEISIGRTTNAESKNNLELHSNNNTTDSSSTSTSNQIDVDLGPAKVVSRKHAVVKFNMQYGGWELHVLGRNGAKVNFKRVTVNSTPYPLSSGTILDIGGTQMMFILPDHEPIIMQNCLDQILPKLVDSYMSITDNPDDDDTLLSDLIKNSVQYKTIIQERDNQLRNLELQSKQNDVKPHQQIRTFKIYNGSNNSNYPNGYNNNSDMGNNGQQPGLVLLSPDLSGSTASFSSNHSVGTAILGPGSSRHDMPSVLATEFPHSVDFSSDLSLPENRSVKPPHSYATMITQAILSTSEGVISLADIYKYISDNYAYYRFAKSGWQNSIRHNLSLNKAFEKVPRKPNEPGKGMKWRINEDYQRDLLKKWNSGKISKVIRRGSSVTRQLQLYMSKYNTLPVQQQEQKLLQKEKDKLNKSNLTDKTTQYQQQNPIQQYSISQQSTQKQPYQPNTNTNIINNNTALPQQNQIIQNNQYHHSNNTLQQSNSLPSAQYQRNSIQNPPHIKQIHSFDGSISKPTHNSNSKENNPIRRLENVPMVATRSSMDLNNHLHTSNSMSNILQNHMPNQPIQQQQQQHATHNYSNSFQHPIQNSNQNSLNQTHFQSISNQNNSSLMPFSNSMSYRQDGLSILTTANNSANTNFNSNSHGNNQYPHPINTSRSMNPILQPPTGIGYLSPTNDSLLGSPTKAFHITAMEAYTPERGSALHNISPNGHHATGSINNENLNVGNKVSDNSNTFSSTDLKGYSVSNGPLLKQDSSASKSNAKSSPNVWNLLQFTSATNTPGNPSRENNGDASLFGPNGATITNESKGIDNEDRSANISSSPLKRQSHNIHNAPNNELILDTESAKISVVHD